A region of Chloracidobacterium sp. DNA encodes the following proteins:
- a CDS encoding ABC transporter permease: MWRIGLKMLMGDRAKYFTLVGGVSVVVFLFIQQGSVFCGLIGRTAKPVEAIGAPIWVVDRNLQVVDEFKGLLDTDLLRVRSVEGVKWAVPLFIRQAQVRLPSGKFQAVRLVGIDGATLVGRPPRLLEGRIEDLNAPDAVIVGRAEMERLGSPKIGDTFEINDRRARVVGIADVPRDFLSNPYLYTTFERAVQYVPRERKLMNYILAAPQDGYTTEQVIANIRRTTGLAAYDEDGMRWLTMNYYMRNTGIPVNIGISVTLVFLVGMAIIGQTFYAFALQNEKYFGALKAMGAGSWTLVGMIVLQSVIVGLIGYGIGVGGGSLVGYLGGQGKGRLAFYTPYQLLIISFAATMLICVLSSLLSIQRVLRLEPAVVFRG, from the coding sequence ATGTGGCGCATTGGGTTGAAGATGCTGATGGGCGACCGCGCCAAGTATTTCACCTTGGTCGGCGGCGTATCAGTCGTCGTATTTTTGTTTATTCAGCAAGGGTCGGTGTTTTGCGGCCTCATTGGGCGCACCGCTAAACCGGTAGAAGCCATCGGCGCACCGATTTGGGTCGTGGATCGCAACCTGCAAGTTGTGGATGAGTTCAAAGGGCTACTGGATACCGACTTGCTGCGGGTGCGGAGCGTTGAGGGCGTCAAGTGGGCTGTTCCACTGTTTATCCGGCAGGCGCAAGTTCGGCTGCCCAGCGGCAAGTTTCAGGCTGTGCGGCTGGTCGGCATTGACGGCGCCACTTTAGTAGGTCGCCCACCGCGCCTGCTTGAAGGTCGGATTGAGGACCTAAATGCGCCGGACGCCGTGATTGTCGGGCGTGCGGAGATGGAGCGCCTTGGCAGCCCTAAAATCGGCGATACGTTTGAAATCAACGACCGGCGCGCGCGCGTTGTCGGCATCGCCGACGTGCCGCGCGATTTTTTGTCCAACCCGTACCTCTACACAACCTTCGAGCGGGCGGTGCAGTACGTGCCGCGCGAGCGAAAACTGATGAACTACATCCTTGCCGCGCCGCAGGATGGCTACACGACAGAGCAAGTCATTGCCAACATTCGGCGAACGACCGGTTTGGCTGCCTACGACGAAGACGGCATGCGGTGGTTGACGATGAATTACTACATGCGCAACACCGGCATCCCGGTCAATATCGGCATTTCCGTAACGTTGGTGTTTCTGGTCGGCATGGCCATCATTGGGCAGACCTTTTACGCCTTTGCGCTGCAAAATGAAAAATACTTCGGCGCACTCAAGGCGATGGGGGCGGGAAGTTGGACGCTGGTGGGGATGATTGTCCTACAAAGCGTCATCGTCGGGCTGATTGGCTACGGCATCGGGGTTGGCGGCGGTTCGCTGGTCGGCTATCTCGGCGGGCAGGGAAAGGGAAGACTGGCGTTTTATACGCCTTACCAACTCCTCATCATCAGCTTTGCGGCGACGATGTTGATTTGCGTCCTGTCCAGCCTGCTTAGCATCCAGCGAGTGTTGCGGCTGGAGCCGGCGGTTGTCTTCCGAGGATAA
- a CDS encoding STAS domain-containing protein, giving the protein MLTIHERTKNGILILELHGNILLGDGDVLLRERISHLLGQGNRHVVLNVAGVPYVDSSGLGEIVRAMTAVKRAGGSLKLAGPTRRLVDILNITKLSSILESYDTEDAAVASFQSPAPVAGQ; this is encoded by the coding sequence ATGCTGACCATCCACGAACGGACGAAAAACGGCATTTTGATTTTGGAACTCCACGGCAACATCCTCCTGGGTGACGGCGACGTCTTGTTGCGCGAACGGATTTCCCACCTACTGGGACAGGGCAACCGTCATGTTGTTTTGAATGTAGCCGGTGTTCCGTATGTGGACAGCAGCGGTTTGGGCGAGATTGTACGGGCGATGACCGCCGTCAAACGCGCCGGCGGCAGCCTCAAGCTTGCCGGGCCGACGCGCCGGCTGGTGGACATCCTCAACATCACGAAGCTGTCTTCCATTCTAGAGAGCTACGACACCGAAGACGCGGCGGTGGCCAGTTTTCAATCGCCTGCTCCCGTTGCTGGCCAGTAG
- a CDS encoding ABC transporter ATP-binding protein: MTKLSAPVAVAPSAPPSVAPAVSLQHVNKSFGVGNTYLPVLKDINLEIRRGELLLLVGPSGCGKTTLLSVMAGILDADDGVVNVFGTRVDRLSQSKKTRFRQENIGFIFQQFNLIPTLTATENVAVPLIIAGRPYREALEQARHYLSLVGLGDRLEHFPTQLSGGQQQRVAIARALVAEPRLVVCDEPTAALDGATGKVVMEMFRQVALSSERAIVVVTHDNRIFPYGDRIAEMLDGRIVDVHDNPDHVR, translated from the coding sequence ATGACCAAGTTGAGTGCGCCTGTCGCCGTCGCGCCGTCTGCGCCGCCGTCTGTTGCGCCGGCGGTTTCCCTTCAACACGTCAACAAGAGCTTCGGCGTCGGGAACACCTACCTGCCGGTGCTGAAAGACATCAACCTTGAGATTCGACGCGGCGAGTTGTTGCTGTTGGTTGGCCCGTCGGGCTGCGGCAAGACCACGTTGTTGTCGGTCATGGCGGGCATTCTTGACGCGGACGATGGCGTGGTGAACGTTTTTGGCACTCGCGTGGATCGGCTCTCCCAGTCGAAAAAGACGCGCTTTCGGCAGGAAAACATCGGATTCATTTTTCAGCAGTTCAATTTGATTCCCACGCTAACGGCGACGGAAAACGTCGCCGTCCCGCTGATTATCGCCGGACGACCCTATCGTGAAGCGCTGGAGCAGGCGCGGCATTACCTGTCGCTGGTCGGCCTCGGCGACCGATTGGAGCACTTTCCGACGCAGCTTTCAGGCGGGCAACAACAGCGGGTCGCCATTGCGCGGGCGTTGGTGGCCGAACCGCGTCTGGTGGTGTGCGACGAACCGACGGCGGCGCTCGACGGCGCGACCGGCAAGGTGGTGATGGAGATGTTTCGGCAGGTGGCGCTGAGTTCGGAGCGGGCGATTGTCGTGGTGACGCATGACAACCGAATTTTTCCCTACGGCGACCGCATTGCGGAAATGCTCGATGGGCGCATCGTGGATGTTCATGACAACCCTGACCATGTGCGGTGA
- a CDS encoding response regulator → MSPTRKRILIVEDEALVAEALRVRLEQLGYGVVGVTATGEEAVEMVVTTHPDLVLMDIRLAGQLDGVAAGEQIQARFGLPVVYLTANTDRETLNRVLSSRPAGYVSKPINDAALQSAISIALQKDALERAYRRRERYYTSTLDKLEEAVLVLDADQRVVFFNPAAAALIGHTPGDTVTPHLADCLAFTDDAGEVIDPITRCLTWGEETSIERVWCQSAAGERALVSVEVIPLPAPRTEKGSDTLRDTELVVLLRRVPTVSSQASLPAYIRVCAYCRDIMERNAEGLTVTMRFETYFQRCCGYQFTHGICPNCREALRRR, encoded by the coding sequence ATGTCCCCAACCCGGAAGCGTATTCTCATCGTTGAGGATGAAGCATTGGTCGCCGAGGCGCTCCGCGTCCGGTTGGAACAACTTGGCTACGGCGTCGTCGGCGTCACCGCTACCGGCGAAGAAGCGGTGGAGATGGTTGTGACGACACACCCCGATTTGGTTCTGATGGACATCCGCTTGGCGGGACAACTGGACGGCGTCGCCGCCGGCGAGCAAATCCAGGCGCGCTTCGGCCTGCCGGTCGTGTACCTAACCGCCAACACTGACCGAGAAACACTCAACCGAGTGCTTTCCAGCCGACCAGCTGGTTATGTCTCTAAACCGATCAATGACGCTGCGCTCCAGTCGGCCATTAGCATCGCGCTCCAAAAAGACGCCTTGGAACGGGCCTATCGGCGGCGGGAGCGATACTACACTTCAACGCTAGATAAACTGGAGGAAGCCGTTTTGGTGCTGGATGCTGACCAGCGCGTGGTTTTTTTCAATCCAGCCGCTGCCGCCTTGATTGGGCACACGCCTGGCGACACCGTCACACCTCACTTGGCCGATTGCTTGGCGTTTACCGACGACGCTGGTGAAGTTATTGATCCCATTACCCGATGCCTAACGTGGGGCGAAGAAACCAGTATCGAGCGTGTATGGTGTCAGTCGGCCGCTGGCGAGCGTGCGTTGGTGAGTGTCGAAGTGATTCCGCTGCCTGCCCCCAGAACAGAGAAGGGGAGTGACACGCTGCGGGACACAGAGCTGGTTGTTTTACTACGGCGCGTCCCAACGGTGTCTTCACAGGCTTCACTGCCAGCGTATATTCGCGTTTGCGCCTACTGCCGCGACATCATGGAGCGCAACGCGGAAGGGCTGACGGTAACGATGCGATTTGAAACGTATTTTCAGCGTTGTTGCGGCTACCAGTTTACGCACGGGATTTGTCCTAACTGCCGTGAAGCGCTCAGGCGTAGATAA
- a CDS encoding PAS domain-containing protein: MLESVLQAVAQVVPGVLCYHDTELRLRFFNEAYANLYRRLAGRSPQLGEKTTDWLSDPDFRAQVAEHCRRAAAGELVHVHYTFEAGGTTETWEVRYQPVYDADGRITGTLAWGRDVTVQQREQVFLRWLEVVLSQMHDMCMTWCW; encoded by the coding sequence ATGCTCGAATCTGTTTTACAGGCTGTCGCGCAAGTTGTCCCTGGCGTGTTGTGCTACCACGACACGGAATTGCGTCTCCGGTTTTTTAACGAGGCTTACGCCAATCTTTACCGGCGTTTGGCGGGGCGTTCCCCACAGTTGGGCGAGAAAACCACCGATTGGCTGTCTGATCCCGATTTCAGGGCGCAGGTCGCCGAACATTGCCGCCGAGCCGCCGCCGGCGAGCTGGTGCATGTGCATTACACGTTTGAGGCCGGCGGGACGACCGAGACCTGGGAAGTGCGTTACCAACCTGTCTATGACGCCGACGGGCGCATCACCGGCACACTCGCTTGGGGGCGGGACGTAACGGTGCAGCAGCGTGAACAGGTCTTTCTGCGGTGGCTGGAAGTCGTCTTATCGCAAATGCATGACATGTGCATGACATGGTGCTGGTGA
- a CDS encoding PAS domain S-box protein yields the protein MVLVTEAWPIDAAEGGPRIIYVNEMFERTTGYSRAEVIGQTPRILQGPRTQRDQLAKLRAALERWEPVRVELVNYRKDGQEFIVDLSISPVTGPSGKVACWVAIQRDVTKEKAMVAILNDALEEREILLQEMHHRVKNNLQTIMSLLELHAAERDGYDLDALLNEARSRIMAMALIHEQLYQQSDFSRVLLDGLLRSLLEHIQLVFAGAPISATLVPSHLAIPLNKAVPVALIAHELLTNSFKHGAGAGAQNVTVQIHQAPGEVTMEVIDDGVHHPEDLPTRLADGRRLGLRLVRLLARQLDGKISFDPQPGRFRAALSFRLAAER from the coding sequence ATGGTGCTGGTGACTGAGGCATGGCCAATTGATGCAGCAGAGGGCGGGCCGCGCATCATTTACGTCAATGAGATGTTCGAGCGGACAACCGGCTACTCGCGCGCCGAAGTCATCGGACAAACGCCGCGCATTCTGCAGGGACCGCGCACCCAGCGCGATCAACTCGCCAAGCTCCGTGCAGCGCTGGAGCGGTGGGAGCCAGTGCGGGTTGAACTCGTCAACTACCGCAAAGACGGACAGGAGTTCATCGTAGACCTCAGCATCTCGCCCGTCACCGGTCCCTCCGGCAAGGTCGCCTGTTGGGTGGCAATTCAGCGAGATGTCACCAAAGAAAAGGCCATGGTGGCCATTCTCAACGACGCCCTCGAAGAGCGCGAAATTCTGTTGCAGGAAATGCACCATCGCGTCAAAAACAATCTGCAAACCATCATGAGCCTGCTGGAGTTGCACGCGGCGGAACGCGACGGCTATGACTTGGACGCGCTGCTGAATGAAGCCCGCTCGCGCATTATGGCCATGGCGCTGATTCACGAACAGCTTTACCAGCAAAGCGACTTCAGTCGCGTTCTGCTTGACGGTTTGCTCAGGTCGCTGCTGGAACACATCCAGCTTGTTTTTGCGGGCGCTCCCATCAGCGCCACGCTTGTGCCAAGCCACTTGGCGATTCCGCTCAACAAGGCCGTACCGGTCGCACTCATTGCGCATGAGTTGCTGACCAACAGCTTCAAACATGGCGCGGGGGCGGGAGCGCAAAACGTCACCGTCCAGATTCACCAAGCGCCGGGCGAGGTGACAATGGAAGTGATTGACGACGGCGTGCATCATCCTGAGGACCTACCGACGCGGCTGGCCGACGGACGGCGACTCGGCTTGCGACTGGTGCGCCTCCTCGCCCGCCAACTCGACGGCAAGATTAGCTTTGACCCGCAACCCGGCCGCTTCCGTGCAGCCCTGTCGTTCCGCTTGGCCGCAGAACGATAA
- a CDS encoding putative LPS assembly protein LptD codes for MPLFRTIGWVGLLWMGCTAHVAAQYIPTPPPLPSPERRTAVVVVGPPGTTAAPQSVPLPVPPSPPGQAPPPNQTRPGPVVQIDADEQRRVGDTLYADGYVVIEYDGARLQADHVVYDEKSGEARAEGNVIYDPQPNQRLTARRAELDIRRKTGVFYDVTGYTDQTADGGLLEFTAARVERTGRDTYVLYDAKLTSCCEDAVPLWTVTARRARIRVNDYASARNAAFRVKGVPILLLPYITLPIDRRERKSGFLLPTIGNNTLQGRILGIGYYQTLGDSADLTLQGDIYSARGIGFGATLRVALAEDSYVRLGTYSVADRLFGRAGVNQGGTLFFAKAINHFANGFIGAADINYTSSFDFRAVFGNTIEDAFNPESKIILHLTKQKRQFGFRALYENRTTRVNIPQGERGSTLVEFSIRKSPSLNFDWFPTRLGRFAGATWYAGGEVSLAGLRRTEARTDVNRRTFATPEFVQRLDAAPRLTALLRDLGGWSVTPTLGVRATYYGATFDPETTLTPRPPLAFGLTPPPTVLPIGARLGTAGESLFRRFVDFSLEVRPPAVGRTFYAKDGSPRFKHVIESAVIYRRVAGIDDFSRILRFDALDVFADTNEFEYSLVNHLLTPVRDETGQTRQAREVLSLTISQKYFFDPTFGGALVPGQRNQIAPLLTFSGFAYGGVGRRFSPINVKLRVTPQQPFAADLRLDFDPVLGGVRSFGFTGGLYRRRFQLSQTWYYSQPRRLADGRPEPGTFTGSQSFTNVALGDPTRGLFGSAAVAYDFSRSPSPTTGRLQQKGLIFTSFSLGYAFRCAAVQLNYASVNLGVASAGRLTFTVALRGLGTFGTQPDQASGNRIRNL; via the coding sequence ATGCCCCTGTTCCGCACCATTGGCTGGGTTGGCTTGCTTTGGATGGGCTGTACCGCCCACGTCGCGGCCCAGTACATCCCTACGCCGCCGCCGCTTCCGTCGCCGGAGCGCCGTACGGCCGTGGTCGTCGTCGGCCCGCCGGGGACGACTGCCGCGCCCCAGTCCGTACCGCTCCCGGTGCCGCCGTCCCCGCCGGGCCAAGCACCGCCGCCGAACCAGACGCGGCCCGGCCCGGTCGTCCAGATTGACGCCGATGAGCAGCGGCGCGTCGGCGATACGCTCTACGCCGACGGCTATGTGGTCATCGAGTATGACGGCGCGCGCCTCCAAGCCGATCACGTCGTCTATGACGAAAAAAGCGGCGAAGCCCGCGCCGAAGGCAACGTCATTTACGATCCCCAGCCCAACCAGCGATTGACGGCCCGCCGCGCCGAACTCGACATCCGGCGCAAGACCGGCGTGTTCTACGACGTAACGGGCTACACCGACCAGACCGCCGACGGCGGCCTGCTGGAGTTCACGGCGGCGCGCGTGGAACGTACCGGCCGCGATACGTACGTCCTCTATGACGCCAAGCTCACGTCCTGCTGCGAAGACGCCGTGCCGCTCTGGACGGTGACGGCTCGGCGGGCGCGCATTCGGGTCAATGACTACGCCTCGGCGCGCAACGCGGCCTTTCGCGTCAAGGGCGTTCCCATTCTACTGCTGCCCTACATCACCCTGCCCATTGACCGCCGCGAGCGCAAATCCGGCTTCCTGCTGCCTACCATCGGCAACAACACCTTGCAGGGGCGCATCCTTGGCATCGGGTATTACCAAACGCTAGGCGACAGCGCCGACCTGACCTTGCAGGGCGACATCTACAGCGCGCGGGGCATCGGCTTCGGCGCGACATTGCGCGTGGCGCTGGCGGAGGATTCATATGTCCGGCTGGGGACGTATAGCGTCGCCGACCGGCTGTTCGGCCGGGCGGGCGTCAATCAAGGCGGCACGCTCTTTTTCGCCAAGGCGATTAACCACTTCGCCAACGGCTTCATCGGCGCAGCCGACATCAACTACACGTCCAGCTTTGACTTCCGCGCCGTATTCGGCAACACGATTGAGGATGCCTTCAACCCGGAGTCGAAAATCATCCTGCATCTGACAAAGCAGAAGCGACAGTTCGGCTTCCGGGCGCTGTATGAAAATCGGACGACGCGGGTCAACATTCCGCAGGGCGAGCGCGGCTCGACGCTGGTGGAGTTCTCGATTCGCAAAAGCCCGTCGCTCAACTTCGATTGGTTTCCGACGCGGCTGGGGCGTTTCGCTGGCGCGACCTGGTACGCCGGCGGCGAAGTGAGTCTGGCCGGACTGCGCCGGACGGAGGCGCGCACCGACGTGAACCGGCGGACGTTTGCAACGCCGGAATTTGTGCAGCGCCTCGACGCCGCGCCGCGCCTGACGGCGCTGCTGCGCGACCTTGGTGGCTGGAGCGTCACGCCGACGCTCGGCGTCCGGGCGACCTACTATGGTGCGACCTTCGACCCCGAAACGACGCTCACGCCGCGTCCACCGTTGGCGTTCGGTTTGACGCCGCCGCCGACCGTCCTGCCCATCGGCGCGCGGTTGGGAACGGCCGGCGAATCGCTGTTTCGACGCTTTGTGGATTTTTCGCTTGAAGTGCGGCCGCCCGCCGTAGGGCGCACGTTCTACGCCAAAGACGGCTCACCGCGCTTCAAGCACGTCATTGAGTCGGCGGTCATTTACCGGCGCGTCGCCGGCATTGACGATTTTTCGCGCATCCTACGCTTTGACGCGCTGGATGTTTTCGCCGACACGAATGAGTTTGAGTACTCGCTCGTCAACCATCTGCTGACGCCCGTTCGGGACGAGACCGGGCAGACGCGGCAGGCCCGGGAAGTGCTGAGCCTGACCATCAGCCAGAAGTACTTTTTCGACCCGACGTTCGGCGGCGCGCTGGTTCCGGGACAGCGCAATCAGATTGCGCCGCTGCTGACCTTCAGCGGCTTCGCCTACGGCGGCGTCGGGCGGCGCTTTTCGCCCATCAACGTCAAGTTGCGCGTCACGCCGCAGCAGCCGTTCGCGGCGGATTTGCGGCTGGATTTCGACCCGGTACTGGGCGGCGTACGGAGCTTCGGCTTTACTGGCGGCCTCTACCGACGGCGGTTTCAACTCAGCCAAACGTGGTACTACAGTCAACCCCGCCGCCTCGCCGACGGTCGGCCCGAACCGGGGACGTTCACCGGCAGTCAGTCGTTTACAAATGTGGCGCTGGGCGATCCCACACGGGGGCTATTCGGGAGCGCCGCCGTGGCCTATGATTTCTCGCGTTCCCCCAGCCCAACCACCGGCCGTCTTCAGCAAAAAGGGCTGATCTTCACGTCGTTTTCACTCGGCTATGCGTTTCGGTGCGCCGCCGTCCAACTCAACTACGCGAGCGTCAACTTGGGCGTCGCCAGCGCTGGCCGTCTAACCTTCACCGTCGCGCTGCGCGGGTTGGGCACGTTCGGGACACAACCCGATCAGGCGTCCGGCAATCGCATCCGCAATCTGTGA
- a CDS encoding TlyA family RNA methyltransferase — translation MAKRRLDSYLVEAGLAESRQKAQALILAGQVLVNDRPANKPSQPVPPEAVVRLRGETLRYVGRGGVKLEAALQTFAVDVRDAVCLDVGASTGGFTDCLLQHGARRVYAVDVGHNQLAWKLRCDPRVIVHERVNARHLTPEMFPEQFAVATVDVSFISLELILPALHPLLLPEAALILLVKPQFEVGRNEVGKGGIVRDPQLQAKAVARIIIAARRNNFHPLRLTASPILGAAGNREFLLLAQPARPASATDALPADALSADWSRLFPEQNLESLWFGHANVG, via the coding sequence ATGGCCAAACGCCGTTTGGACAGTTACTTGGTGGAAGCTGGTTTGGCCGAGTCGCGGCAGAAGGCGCAGGCGTTGATCTTGGCCGGGCAGGTGTTGGTCAACGACCGTCCGGCCAACAAGCCCAGCCAGCCCGTCCCACCCGAAGCCGTCGTCCGGTTGCGCGGCGAAACGCTCCGCTATGTTGGGCGGGGCGGAGTCAAACTGGAAGCGGCGCTCCAGACGTTCGCAGTGGATGTGCGGGACGCCGTTTGCCTTGATGTCGGTGCTTCCACCGGCGGCTTTACGGATTGCCTGCTCCAGCATGGCGCGCGGCGGGTGTACGCCGTGGATGTCGGCCACAACCAACTCGCCTGGAAGTTGCGTTGCGATCCGCGCGTCATCGTCCACGAGCGTGTCAACGCGCGCCATCTAACGCCGGAGATGTTTCCCGAACAATTCGCCGTAGCGACGGTTGACGTCTCGTTTATTTCGCTTGAACTCATTCTCCCGGCGCTTCACCCGCTGCTTTTGCCGGAAGCAGCGCTCATCCTGCTGGTCAAACCCCAGTTTGAGGTCGGACGCAACGAGGTCGGCAAGGGTGGGATTGTGCGTGACCCCCAACTTCAGGCGAAAGCTGTTGCACGGATCATCATCGCCGCCCGTCGAAACAACTTCCACCCGCTACGGCTCACCGCTTCACCGATTCTCGGCGCGGCGGGAAACCGGGAGTTTTTGTTGCTGGCGCAGCCTGCGCGGCCAGCGTCGGCAACCGACGCCCTACCAGCCGACGCCTTGTCTGCCGACTGGTCGCGCCTGTTCCCAGAGCAAAACCTTGAATCCTTGTGGTTTGGACACGCAAATGTTGGCTAG